In the Micromonospora narathiwatensis genome, one interval contains:
- the cydC gene encoding thiol reductant ABC exporter subunit CydC, giving the protein MSRGSDQPGDGPAPGRPAQPEVVSGGEVVPGRPDQPVRAVPGGVSRDGVSPAARDSGAPTAAEPNPSELAPTGLRAGAARDRRARAERAVLRLARPYLGRLLGAGLLAAATEFAGLALMATATWLLMTAAGRPTLDRLTVAIVAVRALAVSRGVFRYTERLAGHDAVLRMITDVRARVFATLTTRRDTAARRTGDALSRLVSDVEAVQDLLLRVLVPGAAAALVSLLAVGGAALISPAAAGVLAVGLLVAGVGLPALATALTRRAADEVAPLRGALAVDAVDLTHGAADLAAFGATATALTAAEGRARRLARLERRLAATGFAVDATGVLVSGLTAAAVVVVALRAGVGGVLVGVLAVGTLAAVEIALALVGAARQRTQLRAGLARVAALLTAPVPPSTPAPASAPGPSPASAPTPAPGPGPGPGGTPATAGHDLRFAGVTVRYREGAAPALDGVDLDLPAGRRVAVVGPSGAGKSTLAAVLTGAVRPDAGRVTLDGVDVSAYPAEELPRMVGGLLAEAYVFHASVRDNLLLGRPRADEEELTAAARAAGLLDWVRAQPDGWDTVVGEQGGQLSGGQRQRLALARALLAAPAVLVLDEPMEGLDPAAADAVLASALAATPTGHSVLLISHRLSGLAGLDEIVVLDAGRVVQRGRHDELVAQPGWYRDQWLLQAAAERGYLALAP; this is encoded by the coding sequence ATGAGCCGAGGCTCCGACCAGCCCGGGGACGGTCCGGCACCCGGGCGGCCCGCGCAGCCGGAGGTCGTCTCCGGCGGCGAGGTCGTGCCGGGGCGCCCCGACCAGCCGGTGCGGGCCGTGCCGGGGGGCGTCTCCCGGGACGGGGTGAGCCCGGCCGCCCGCGACTCGGGCGCGCCGACCGCCGCCGAGCCGAACCCGTCCGAGCTGGCCCCGACCGGCCTGCGCGCCGGTGCCGCCCGCGACCGCCGGGCGCGGGCCGAGCGGGCGGTGCTGCGGCTGGCGCGACCGTACCTGGGCCGGCTGCTGGGGGCCGGGCTGCTCGCCGCGGCCACCGAGTTCGCCGGGCTGGCCCTGATGGCCACCGCCACCTGGCTGCTGATGACCGCCGCCGGGCGGCCGACGCTGGACCGGCTGACCGTCGCCATCGTCGCGGTCCGGGCCCTCGCCGTCAGCCGGGGCGTGTTCCGCTACACCGAACGACTCGCCGGGCACGACGCGGTGCTCCGCATGATCACCGACGTCCGGGCCCGGGTCTTCGCCACCCTGACCACCCGGCGGGACACCGCCGCCCGGCGGACCGGGGACGCGCTGAGCCGGCTCGTCTCCGACGTGGAGGCGGTGCAGGACCTGCTGCTCCGGGTGCTCGTCCCGGGGGCGGCCGCCGCGCTGGTCAGCCTGCTCGCCGTCGGGGGCGCCGCACTGATCTCGCCGGCCGCGGCCGGGGTGCTCGCCGTCGGGCTGCTGGTCGCCGGGGTGGGGCTGCCCGCGCTGGCCACCGCGCTCACCCGGCGTGCCGCCGACGAGGTGGCCCCGCTGCGCGGCGCGCTCGCCGTGGACGCGGTCGACCTGACCCACGGCGCCGCCGACCTGGCCGCGTTCGGTGCCACCGCCACCGCGCTGACCGCCGCCGAGGGGCGGGCCCGCCGGCTCGCCCGGCTGGAACGCCGGCTCGCCGCGACCGGCTTCGCGGTCGACGCGACCGGGGTACTGGTGAGCGGGCTGACCGCCGCGGCCGTGGTCGTGGTGGCGCTGCGCGCGGGTGTCGGCGGGGTGCTGGTCGGCGTCCTGGCCGTCGGCACCCTGGCCGCCGTCGAGATCGCCCTCGCCCTCGTCGGGGCCGCCCGGCAGCGCACCCAGCTCCGGGCCGGCCTGGCCCGGGTGGCCGCCCTCCTGACCGCGCCCGTCCCGCCGTCCACTCCCGCCCCGGCCTCCGCTCCGGGCCCGTCGCCCGCTTCCGCGCCGACACCCGCTCCCGGCCCGGGTCCCGGCCCCGGGGGCACCCCGGCGACCGCCGGGCACGACCTGCGGTTCGCCGGGGTGACCGTGCGGTACCGGGAGGGGGCGGCACCCGCCCTCGACGGGGTCGACCTGGACCTGCCCGCGGGTCGCCGGGTGGCCGTGGTCGGGCCGAGCGGCGCCGGCAAGAGCACCCTGGCCGCCGTGCTCACCGGCGCGGTACGCCCCGATGCCGGTCGGGTCACCCTCGACGGGGTGGACGTGTCCGCGTACCCGGCCGAGGAACTGCCCCGGATGGTCGGCGGCCTGCTCGCCGAGGCGTACGTCTTCCACGCCTCGGTACGGGACAACCTGCTGCTCGGCCGGCCGCGGGCCGACGAGGAGGAGCTGACCGCCGCCGCCCGGGCGGCCGGCCTGCTGGACTGGGTACGCGCCCAGCCCGACGGCTGGGACACCGTGGTCGGCGAGCAGGGCGGGCAGCTCTCCGGCGGCCAGCGGCAGCGCCTCGCGCTGGCCCGGGCGCTGCTGGCCGCCCCGGCCGTACTGGTGCTGGACGAGCCGATGGAGGGCCTCGACCCGGCCGCCGCGGACGCCGTGCTCGCCTCGGCGCTGGCCGCCACCCCGACCGGTCACTCCGTCCTGCTGATCAGCCATCGGCTCAGCGGCCTGGCCGGGCTCGACGAGATCGTGGTGCTCGACGCCGGCCGAGTGGTGCAGCGCGGCCGGCACGACGAACTGGTGGCGCAGCCGGGCTGGTACCGCGACCAGTGGCTGCTCCAGGCGGCGGCCGAGCGCGGCTATCTGGCCCTCGCCCCCTGA
- the cydD gene encoding thiol reductant ABC exporter subunit CydD, protein MNRRPFDPRLLRRVPAARRDLAMLAVSGGLTALLVVAQATALATLLAAAVDGRLHRPALAGFVAAVAGRALVSWAQGTVAARAAATVKATLRADLLGAVGRHGPTWVAGQRAGQLATLAGRGLDALDPYFTGYLPQLVLSVTVPLAVLARIVLADWSSAVIIALTIPLIPIFGALLGWQAQAATERQWRRLSLLGGHFLDMVAGLPTLRAFGRARAQVDVVRRMADGHRQATMKTLRIAFLSALVLELVATLSVALVAVPVGIRLLGGGITLSTALLVLLLTPEAYLPLRAAGSRFHASMEGLTALDEALSVSAGPAPTAPTGGRRPAPAGSGEIRFEGVTVEYERTTALRDVTLTIRPGERVAVIGPSGAGKSTLLGLLLGFVTPTAGRVTVDGVDLADVDLDAWRRQVAWVPQRAHLFAGSLADNIRLGAPDTPDAALARAVTDAALDEVVAALPDGLATTLGERGHGLSSGQRQRVALARAFVRDAPLVLLDEPTARLDTASEAVVLAATRRLVAGRTALLVAHRPALLEDADRILRVEDGRVTELSPVPAGKVAG, encoded by the coding sequence GTGAACCGCCGTCCGTTCGACCCGCGGCTGCTGCGCCGGGTCCCCGCGGCCCGGCGCGACCTCGCCATGCTCGCGGTGTCGGGCGGGTTGACCGCGCTGCTGGTGGTCGCGCAGGCCACCGCGCTGGCCACGCTGCTGGCGGCGGCGGTCGACGGGCGGCTGCACCGGCCGGCGCTGGCCGGCTTCGTGGCGGCGGTCGCCGGCCGGGCGCTGGTGAGCTGGGCGCAGGGCACGGTGGCGGCCCGGGCGGCGGCGACGGTGAAGGCCACGCTCCGCGCCGACCTGCTCGGCGCGGTCGGCCGGCACGGGCCCACCTGGGTGGCCGGCCAGCGGGCCGGGCAGCTCGCCACCCTCGCCGGGCGCGGGCTGGACGCGCTCGACCCCTACTTCACCGGCTACCTGCCGCAGCTCGTGCTGAGCGTGACCGTGCCGCTGGCCGTGCTGGCCCGGATCGTCCTCGCCGACTGGAGTTCGGCGGTGATCATCGCGCTGACCATCCCGCTCATCCCGATCTTCGGCGCCCTGCTCGGCTGGCAGGCGCAGGCCGCCACCGAGCGGCAGTGGCGGCGGCTGTCGCTGCTCGGCGGGCACTTCCTCGACATGGTGGCCGGGCTGCCCACGCTGCGCGCGTTCGGCCGGGCCCGGGCCCAGGTCGACGTGGTACGCCGGATGGCCGACGGGCACCGCCAGGCCACCATGAAGACGCTGCGGATCGCATTCCTCTCCGCGCTGGTCCTCGAACTGGTCGCCACCCTCTCGGTGGCGCTGGTCGCGGTGCCGGTGGGCATCCGGCTGCTCGGCGGCGGGATCACCCTCTCCACCGCACTGCTGGTGCTGCTGCTCACGCCGGAGGCGTACCTGCCGCTGCGGGCGGCGGGGAGCCGGTTCCACGCCAGCATGGAGGGGCTGACCGCGCTGGACGAGGCGCTCAGCGTCTCCGCCGGGCCGGCGCCCACCGCGCCGACCGGCGGGCGGCGGCCGGCCCCGGCCGGGTCCGGCGAGATCCGTTTCGAGGGCGTCACCGTCGAGTACGAGCGGACCACCGCGCTGCGGGACGTGACCCTCACCATCCGCCCCGGCGAGCGGGTCGCCGTCATCGGGCCCAGCGGCGCCGGCAAGAGCACCCTGCTCGGCCTGCTGCTCGGGTTCGTCACCCCGACCGCCGGCCGGGTCACCGTCGACGGGGTGGACCTCGCCGACGTCGACCTCGACGCCTGGCGGCGCCAGGTGGCCTGGGTGCCGCAGCGAGCCCACCTCTTCGCCGGCTCGCTGGCCGACAACATCCGCCTCGGCGCGCCCGACACCCCGGACGCCGCGCTCGCCCGCGCGGTCACCGACGCGGCGCTGGACGAGGTGGTCGCCGCCCTGCCCGACGGGCTGGCCACCACGCTCGGCGAGCGCGGGCACGGCCTGTCCAGCGGGCAGCGGCAGCGGGTGGCGCTGGCCCGCGCGTTCGTCCGGGACGCCCCGCTGGTGCTCCTCGACGAGCCGACCGCCCGGCTGGACACCGCCAGCGAGGCGGTCGTGCTGGCGGCAACCCGGCGGCTGGTCGCCGGGCGTACCGCGCTGCTGGTCGCGCACCGGCCTGCGCTGCTGGAGGACGCCGACCGGATCCTGCGGGTCGAGGACGGCCGGGTGACCGAGCTGAGCCCGGTGCCGGCGGGAAAGGTGGCGGGATGA
- a CDS encoding cytochrome d ubiquinol oxidase subunit II — protein MELAWYALLGLFFAGYLVLGGYDYGVGLLLARGAAPAARRAALTAVGPFFLGNEVWLVAAVGILFGAFPTLEGELLAGFYPAVLGAVTGVVLVTAGVQLRSRPRAESARAGWDRTVVAGSALAALGWGALLGGLLQGVPLRSDGHVAGVAHLFTPFVAATALAMLALIAVHGATFLTLRLPAADVPPVARLARGLVPAALAAVATATVLGLLSDRVRAAVARPAVAVLLPLALVAALLVARAALGRGRPGVSFAASSAALALPVVLVGAALWPRVLVSTGDPGISLTVADAAASGPTLSLLGWLVLPLLPALLGFQAMCWWVFRGRTDGRAPVYW, from the coding sequence GTGGAACTCGCCTGGTACGCCCTGCTCGGCCTCTTCTTCGCCGGCTACCTCGTCCTCGGCGGCTACGACTACGGTGTCGGGCTGCTGCTCGCCCGCGGCGCGGCCCCGGCCGCCCGACGCGCCGCACTCACCGCCGTCGGGCCGTTCTTCCTCGGCAACGAGGTCTGGCTGGTGGCCGCCGTCGGCATCCTTTTCGGCGCTTTCCCGACGCTGGAGGGCGAACTGCTCGCCGGCTTCTACCCGGCCGTGCTCGGCGCGGTCACCGGGGTGGTGCTGGTGACCGCCGGGGTGCAACTGCGCAGCCGGCCACGCGCCGAGTCGGCCCGCGCCGGCTGGGACCGGACGGTGGTGGCCGGCAGCGCGCTCGCCGCCCTCGGCTGGGGTGCCCTGCTCGGCGGGCTGCTGCAAGGGGTACCGCTGCGATCCGACGGGCACGTCGCCGGGGTGGCCCACCTCTTCACCCCGTTCGTGGCCGCCACCGCGCTCGCGATGCTGGCGCTGATCGCCGTGCACGGTGCGACCTTCCTCACCCTCCGGCTGCCGGCCGCCGACGTACCGCCGGTCGCCCGGCTGGCCCGCGGCCTGGTGCCGGCGGCGCTCGCCGCGGTCGCCACGGCCACCGTCCTGGGCCTGCTCTCCGATCGGGTACGCGCCGCCGTGGCGCGGCCGGCGGTCGCCGTACTCCTGCCGTTGGCGCTGGTCGCGGCGCTGCTGGTGGCCCGTGCGGCGCTCGGCCGGGGCCGACCCGGGGTGTCCTTCGCGGCGAGCAGCGCCGCGCTGGCGCTGCCGGTGGTGCTGGTCGGCGCCGCCCTCTGGCCCCGGGTGCTGGTCTCCACCGGCGACCCGGGCATCTCGTTGACCGTCGCCGACGCCGCGGCGAGCGGGCCCACGCTGTCCCTGCTCGGCTGGCTCGTGCTGCCGCTGCTGCCGGCCCTACTAGGCTTTCAGGCGATGTGCTGGTGGGTGTTCCGGGGACGGACCGACGGCAGGGCACCGGTGTACTGGTGA
- a CDS encoding cytochrome ubiquinol oxidase subunit I, producing the protein MDPLLLARLQFATTTSIHFLFVVVTLGLVTLLVGLQTAGFVTGKPVYERLTRFWGQLYVINYVLGIATGIVMEFQFGLNWSGLSRYVGNVFGAPLAIETLVAFFLESTFLGMWIFGWHRLRRGVHLALLWGVALTAYASAFWIMVANSWLQHPVGYELRDGVAHLTDFGALLTNPTLGFAFGHVVSASLVTGGMLMAAVSAWHLIRRTPDFALFRKSLRLGLLTFAVAVVFLIGFGFAQFGSVGQVQPTKFGGGADRDALVAEWTTRFGPGDYAPPALSNDGLGFMILIGMALFFGILVVPLLWRDWIIRLRFPLWLVLLALPLPFVAVILGWIAREVGRQPWAAYGLLPTGQAVSPVGAGLMLTSLIGFSLLLGALAVGNWVLLARHAARGAHDPALGRPPAPDTDHRPDPVFA; encoded by the coding sequence ATGGACCCCCTGCTCCTCGCCCGCCTTCAGTTCGCCACCACCACCTCGATCCATTTCCTGTTCGTGGTGGTCACCCTCGGCCTGGTCACCCTGCTGGTCGGGTTGCAGACCGCCGGCTTCGTCACCGGCAAACCGGTGTACGAGCGACTGACCCGGTTCTGGGGCCAGCTCTACGTAATCAACTACGTGCTCGGCATCGCCACCGGAATCGTGATGGAGTTCCAGTTCGGGCTGAACTGGAGCGGCCTGTCGCGCTACGTCGGCAACGTCTTCGGCGCACCACTGGCCATCGAGACGCTGGTCGCCTTCTTCCTGGAGTCCACGTTCCTCGGCATGTGGATCTTCGGTTGGCACCGGCTGCGTCGGGGCGTCCACCTCGCGCTGCTCTGGGGCGTCGCGCTCACCGCGTACGCCTCGGCGTTCTGGATCATGGTCGCCAACTCCTGGCTCCAGCACCCGGTCGGCTACGAACTCCGCGACGGCGTGGCGCACCTCACCGACTTCGGCGCGCTGCTCACCAACCCCACCCTCGGCTTCGCGTTCGGGCACGTGGTCTCGGCGAGCCTGGTCACCGGCGGGATGCTGATGGCGGCGGTCAGCGCCTGGCACCTGATCCGGCGTACCCCGGACTTCGCGCTCTTCCGCAAGTCGCTGCGGCTCGGGCTGCTCACCTTCGCGGTCGCGGTGGTCTTCCTGATCGGGTTCGGCTTCGCCCAGTTCGGTTCGGTCGGGCAGGTCCAGCCCACCAAGTTCGGCGGGGGTGCGGACCGGGACGCGCTGGTCGCCGAGTGGACGACGAGGTTCGGTCCGGGCGACTACGCCCCGCCGGCGCTGTCCAACGACGGGCTCGGCTTCATGATCCTCATCGGAATGGCGCTCTTCTTCGGCATCCTGGTGGTGCCACTGCTCTGGCGGGACTGGATCATCCGGCTGCGCTTCCCGCTCTGGCTGGTCCTGCTCGCCCTGCCGCTGCCCTTCGTCGCGGTGATCCTCGGCTGGATCGCCCGCGAGGTCGGCCGCCAGCCCTGGGCCGCGTACGGGCTGCTGCCGACCGGGCAGGCCGTCTCACCGGTCGGCGCCGGCCTGATGCTCACCTCGCTGATCGGCTTCAGCCTGCTGCTCGGCGCCCTCGCCGTCGGCAACTGGGTGCTGCTGGCCCGGCACGCCGCCCGGGGCGCACACGACCCGGCCCTCGGCCGGCCGCCCGCGCCGGACACCGACCACCGCCCCGACCCCGTGTTCGCCTGA
- a CDS encoding M56 family metallopeptidase, with product MAYAVHFAASILACWLTAQVLAVSKWTWQAPRVAIVCWQAIGLALGLSAMGLPMALGLTAYDRPTGSALLALATDLAHGSLPAGVGVVHLGLVGVGFGIGAVLLTTTVRSIHGTIRAQRRHRELLSLVARRDPTVPGALVLDHPSAAAYCLPGVRPRVVVSAGTLSLLDRAELAAVLTHERAHAEERHDLVLLPFTALCRALPWFGWVRHAHERVALLVEMRADDKARELHAEAPLAGALRRFAAAGHRITPAGALGLGDRDLDVRVQRLLVPDRTPRLLGATALAVATTVAGLPISLFLS from the coding sequence GTGGCGTACGCCGTGCACTTCGCCGCGAGCATCCTGGCCTGCTGGTTGACCGCGCAGGTCCTCGCCGTTTCGAAGTGGACCTGGCAGGCCCCGCGCGTGGCGATCGTCTGCTGGCAGGCGATCGGACTGGCGCTCGGTCTCTCCGCGATGGGCCTGCCGATGGCGCTCGGCCTGACCGCCTACGACCGGCCGACCGGGAGCGCGCTGCTCGCGCTCGCCACCGACCTGGCCCACGGCAGCCTGCCGGCCGGGGTCGGGGTGGTCCACCTCGGCCTGGTCGGGGTCGGCTTCGGCATCGGCGCGGTGCTGCTCACCACCACGGTCCGCAGCATTCACGGCACCATCCGCGCCCAGCGCCGGCACCGGGAGCTGCTCAGCCTGGTCGCCCGGCGGGACCCGACCGTGCCGGGCGCGCTGGTGCTCGACCACCCGAGCGCGGCCGCGTACTGCCTGCCGGGGGTGCGGCCCCGGGTGGTGGTCAGCGCCGGCACGCTCAGCCTGTTGGACCGCGCCGAGCTGGCCGCGGTGCTCACCCACGAGCGGGCGCACGCCGAGGAGCGGCACGACCTGGTGCTGCTGCCGTTCACGGCGCTCTGCCGGGCCCTGCCCTGGTTCGGCTGGGTGCGCCACGCACACGAGCGGGTGGCGCTGCTGGTCGAGATGCGGGCCGACGACAAGGCCCGCGAGCTGCACGCCGAGGCGCCGCTGGCCGGGGCGTTGCGCCGGTTCGCCGCCGCCGGGCACCGGATCACCCCGGCCGGCGCGCTCGGCCTCGGCGACCGCGACCTCGACGTACGGGTGCAGCGGCTGCTGGTCCCGGACCGGACGCCCCGGCTGCTCGGCGCCACCGCGCTGGCCGTCGCGACCACCGTGGCCGGCCTGCCGATCTCCCTCTTCCTGAGCTGA
- a CDS encoding BlaI/MecI/CopY family transcriptional regulator — translation MTRLGDLERAVMDVLWDMDPGTSDGVTVREVADALDGRELAYTTVMTVLDRLAGKGMVQRRREGRAWRYRAAASREAHIAQLMLDALDLGGSRDAALVRFARSVTGTEAEVLRAALSAEAGLTDRVEDPRAGRPALADEATDR, via the coding sequence GTGACTCGGCTGGGCGATCTTGAGCGTGCGGTGATGGACGTGCTGTGGGACATGGACCCGGGCACGTCGGACGGGGTGACCGTGCGCGAGGTGGCCGATGCCCTGGACGGGCGGGAGCTGGCGTACACCACGGTGATGACCGTGCTGGACCGGCTCGCCGGCAAGGGCATGGTGCAGCGCCGGCGGGAGGGGCGGGCCTGGCGTTACCGGGCCGCGGCCAGCCGGGAGGCGCACATCGCCCAGCTCATGCTCGACGCCCTCGATCTCGGCGGCAGCCGGGACGCCGCGCTGGTGCGCTTCGCCCGCTCCGTGACCGGCACCGAGGCGGAGGTGCTGCGCGCGGCGCTGAGCGCCGAGGCCGGGCTGACGGACCGGGTCGAGGACCCGCGGGCCGGGCGGCCGGCGCTGGCCGACGAGGCGACGGACCGGTAG